The DNA window ACGTGACCGTTATTTGTGTTACTCTCCGCGGTTTTGATGACAGCCTGGTGTAGTTGTGGTCGCTGTTGCTCTAGGCTTTGACCCAAGTTTTGATCGCAATTAGCAACAGAAATTGAGGAAACATCATTTCTAGCCGGTGGCGGAATAGGTGATAGGCGTCGCGAAAGTGCATCAATGACGGGCAAATCAACCGAAATACTTGGAACTGTTCCGCCATTCATGTGCGGTGATGATTGCTGAGATATTGACATTACCGAGCCGCTAGCAGTAACGGAATGCGGACTTAGCATAGGGGGCGTGGGGatttgttgtaattgctgCAATCGTGAGCGCGATTGGGAACATCGATCGCTTGTTGACGATGAAGAGGTTGCAGTGGCCATCAAAAGTTCACGCGTCTGGGATGCATGTGTTTTGCTAAAGGTAGAGGACTTAAAATTGCTGTCAACGCCACCATCTCCTATGCTAGCTGGAGCCCCTGGTGACAAGCAAATGACATTCATAGTCTGGTGATCAgtttgttgattgttgttaATATTGCCAGAAGTCCTTAACGTGGAATTGTGGTGTGGTGAAAGTGCTTCGCAAACAGGCGCTATCGCTCCAACAGGTGAAGTGGATCCCACTATGCCACCTATGCCATGGGACGGTGATTGTGTATAGTTAAGAGGCGGCGGAGGAGAAATCAACGATGGTAGCTTGTCATAGGGTAAGGAAGAGTAAGGCGATTGAACTCTACCCAAACTGCTTAAACTCAGGCTTCCCAGTGATCCGCTCTGTTGTGGAACGGCTGAAGGTAAGCTAGGCAAACTGCTAAATGAGGCACAATCATTACTGGAACCATCGGCAGAGCCTCTGCCATTAATGCGACAGTTATTGATACTGCTATTATTGCCGTTTCCAGATGACGATGTAGCACTCCCAGAGATATGCCCCGAATAGGCAAACTTATCGGACATAGTGGAGATGGGTGGAAGCGGTTGAATAGGCGTCAACGTTGCATACGATGTCGGGCTAAATGGTGGCGGTGATATGCGGTGATTGTTATTAACCGAAGTCAACGTTTGATACGTGCTATGCTCCAACGAATTGTCAACGCTGCCTAGAGCTAGGGGAGAATCGTGTTCAtcgtcattatcatcatcatcgtcgtctaCATCCTCCTCTTCATCGTCTGCGCCCACATCGACCTGTGTCTGCACAATAACTGATAACGTCTCCCTGTGATGGTGTTctatattattatgatgacCGATTCCCAACTGAACAGACGCCTCTTGTTGACCACGCTGCTGATCCTGTTGTTGATGGATAAGGCGATGACTATATTGCTGATGCTCCTCCTGATGATTATAGTGTTGATGCTGTTCTTCCAAAAgctgttgatgatgctgatTTAGTGTGACCTCCTCGCTGCCATCGGATGATAACTCATCAATGACATtgatatttgaaattgttctGGATATATCGATATGGGAGCTATTCGGGTTATCGATGCTAATCTCACAGTGTTCGCCACCATGGACAATGACCAATCTGTGCTCCTCCTCGTCTTTGACAGCAACTATTTGGGATGATGTGCTCACGGTGAGACCATCTAGACTTAGATCCGTGCTAACAAAATCAGCTGGACTACAATTTTCAACCATGCGATCAGGCCGCTGGTGTTGGTGTATCGGAAGTAGGCTTGATAGAGGTAAAGTTCTTCCGCCCTGCAATTGCAAGGATTGTTGGGGCACTAGTTGATACGTGGTTTCCACATTATGGTTTTGCATCTCATCGATTACCATTACAACAGATCTGGTCTCATCGTCTGGACTATGTATTCGGTTATCATCATGTGGTGTTGTTGGCGCGCCTATTAGTTTTCGCATTACATTGCTCAATACTGCTGGCGtttcacttgttgtactttCATCTGCTGAATATTGTAGATACTTTATTCCTCCCTTTACAACAAGGGTTTCAACATTTTCACACTCACATTCTAGTTCACGTGCGTGTCCTCCTCCGCAGCCATCTCCTCGTCCTGGGCCTACTGCTATGAATTCAGTTGACTCATCAACCAGTTCATGACAAAACGTTTCTGAATCGATTATTTCGCTTATCGACTCCATTTCCACAATTCCAACTCTGATTTCACAGCAATTCTCATAAGGCAACTAAAtggacaacagcagccaacagaTGAGTA is part of the Drosophila nasuta strain 15112-1781.00 chromosome 4, ASM2355853v1, whole genome shotgun sequence genome and encodes:
- the LOC132794906 gene encoding homeobox protein onecut isoform X1, coding for MESISEIIDSETFCHELVDESTEFIAVGPGRGDGCGGGHARELECECENVETLVVKGGIKYLQYSADESTTSETPAVLSNVMRKLIGAPTTPHDDNRIHSPDDETRSVVMVIDEMQNHNVETTYQLVPQQSLQLQGGRTLPLSSLLPIHQHQRPDRMVENCSPADFVSTDLSLDGLTVSTSSQIVAVKDEEEHRLVIVHGGEHCEISIDNPNSSHIDISRTISNINVIDELSSDGSEEVTLNQHHQQLLEEQHQHYNHQEEHQQYSHRLIHQQQDQQRGQQEASVQLGIGHHNNIEHHHRETLSVIVQTQVDVGADDEEEDVDDDDDDNDDEHDSPLALGSVDNSLEHSTYQTLTSVNNNHRISPPPFSPTSYATLTPIQPLPPISTMSDKFAYSGHISGSATSSSGNGNNSSINNCRINGRGSADGSSNDCASFSSLPSLPSAVPQQSGSLGSLSLSSLGRVQSPYSSLPYDKLPSLISPPPPLNYTQSPSHGIGGIVGSTSPVGAIAPVCEALSPHHNSTLRTSGNINNNQQTDHQTMNVICLSPGAPASIGDGGVDSNFKSSTFSKTHASQTRELLMATATSSSSTSDRCSQSRSRLQQLQQIPTPPMLSPHSVTASGSVMSISQQSSPHMNGGTVPSISVDLPVIDALSRRLSPIPPPARNDVSSISVANCDQNLGQSLEQQRPQLHQAVIKTAESNTNNGHVLANIPAGDHLNVCISQQQQQRHQPNGPLADQQQQPKSSTTSASNGTVISRTNTTINEMEEINTKELAQRISAELKRYSIPQAIFAQRVLCRSQGTLSDLLRNPKPWSKLKSGRETFRRMFKWLQEPEFQRMSALRLAAAQIPQRQSSGTTSTGSVCNITPTESNTPTSSSTVSNTVYLHAPSISANCMGNTSACASASESTGQSNSTNCRRKEEPQIEQMPQPKKPRLVFTDLQRRTLQAIFKETKRPSKEMQVTIARQLGLEPTTVGNFFMNARRRSMDKWREDDIKNNIQQMRNNHQQDEPDERESNIHEQSSLGHYENLHTTAISPLGTFDDDGEMDLDLENPDFLVDEHDDDDQDML
- the LOC132794906 gene encoding homeobox protein onecut isoform X3 encodes the protein MESISEIIDSETFCHELVDESTEFIAVGPGRGDGCGGGHARELEYESTTSETPAVLSNVMRKLIGAPTTPHDDNRIHSPDDETRSVVMVIDEMQNHNVETTYQLVPQQSLQLQGGRTLPLSSLLPIHQHQRPDRMVENCSPADFVSTDLSLDGLTVSTSSQIVAVKDEEEHRLVIVHGGEHCEISIDNPNSSHIDISRTISNINVIDELSSDGSEEVTLNQHHQQLLEEQHQHYNHQEEHQQYSHRLIHQQQDQQRGQQEASVQLGIGHHNNIEHHHRETLSVIVQTQVDVGADDEEEDVDDDDDDNDDEHDSPLALGSVDNSLEHSTYQTLTSVNNNHRISPPPFSPTSYATLTPIQPLPPISTMSDKFAYSGHISGSATSSSGNGNNSSINNCRINGRGSADGSSNDCASFSSLPSLPSAVPQQSGSLGSLSLSSLGRVQSPYSSLPYDKLPSLISPPPPLNYTQSPSHGIGGIVGSTSPVGAIAPVCEALSPHHNSTLRTSGNINNNQQTDHQTMNVICLSPGAPASIGDGGVDSNFKSSTFSKTHASQTRELLMATATSSSSTSDRCSQSRSRLQQLQQIPTPPMLSPHSVTASGSVMSISQQSSPHMNGGTVPSISVDLPVIDALSRRLSPIPPPARNDVSSISVANCDQNLGQSLEQQRPQLHQAVIKTAESNTNNGHVLANIPAGDHLNVCISQQQQQRHQPNGPLADQQQQPKSSTTSASNGTVISRTNTTINEMEEINTKELAQRISAELKRYSIPQAIFAQRVLCRSQGTLSDLLRNPKPWSKLKSGRETFRRMFKWLQEPEFQRMSALRLAAAQIPQRQSSGTTSTGSVCNITPTESNTPTSSSTVSNTVYLHAPSISANCMGNTSACASASESTGQSNSTNCRRKEEPQIEQMPQPKKPRLVFTDLQRRTLQAIFKETKRPSKEMQVTIARQLGLEPTTVGNFFMNARRRSMDKWREDDIKNNIQQMRNNHQQDEPDERESNIHEQSSLGHYENLHTTAISPLGTFDDDGEMDLDLENPDFLVDEHDDDDQDML
- the LOC132794906 gene encoding homeobox protein onecut isoform X2 — protein: MESISEIIDSETFCHELVDESTEFIAVGPGRGDGCGGGHARELESDESTTSETPAVLSNVMRKLIGAPTTPHDDNRIHSPDDETRSVVMVIDEMQNHNVETTYQLVPQQSLQLQGGRTLPLSSLLPIHQHQRPDRMVENCSPADFVSTDLSLDGLTVSTSSQIVAVKDEEEHRLVIVHGGEHCEISIDNPNSSHIDISRTISNINVIDELSSDGSEEVTLNQHHQQLLEEQHQHYNHQEEHQQYSHRLIHQQQDQQRGQQEASVQLGIGHHNNIEHHHRETLSVIVQTQVDVGADDEEEDVDDDDDDNDDEHDSPLALGSVDNSLEHSTYQTLTSVNNNHRISPPPFSPTSYATLTPIQPLPPISTMSDKFAYSGHISGSATSSSGNGNNSSINNCRINGRGSADGSSNDCASFSSLPSLPSAVPQQSGSLGSLSLSSLGRVQSPYSSLPYDKLPSLISPPPPLNYTQSPSHGIGGIVGSTSPVGAIAPVCEALSPHHNSTLRTSGNINNNQQTDHQTMNVICLSPGAPASIGDGGVDSNFKSSTFSKTHASQTRELLMATATSSSSTSDRCSQSRSRLQQLQQIPTPPMLSPHSVTASGSVMSISQQSSPHMNGGTVPSISVDLPVIDALSRRLSPIPPPARNDVSSISVANCDQNLGQSLEQQRPQLHQAVIKTAESNTNNGHVLANIPAGDHLNVCISQQQQQRHQPNGPLADQQQQPKSSTTSASNGTVISRTNTTINEMEEINTKELAQRISAELKRYSIPQAIFAQRVLCRSQGTLSDLLRNPKPWSKLKSGRETFRRMFKWLQEPEFQRMSALRLAAAQIPQRQSSGTTSTGSVCNITPTESNTPTSSSTVSNTVYLHAPSISANCMGNTSACASASESTGQSNSTNCRRKEEPQIEQMPQPKKPRLVFTDLQRRTLQAIFKETKRPSKEMQVTIARQLGLEPTTVGNFFMNARRRSMDKWREDDIKNNIQQMRNNHQQDEPDERESNIHEQSSLGHYENLHTTAISPLGTFDDDGEMDLDLENPDFLVDEHDDDDQDML